In Exiguobacterium sp. 9-2, the genomic window TGGTATTCGGCCAACCAGTCGAGTAAACGACGTGTCAAGACGGGATCAAGTGCCGTCGTTAACTCATCCGCCAAGATCAACCGCGGTTTTAAGGCGACGGCAAATAGGATTGCGAATCGTTGCAATTGCCCACCACTTAACTCGGATGGAAACCGGTCCAACCAAGCAGGGTCCAACTCGAGCGTTTGCAAGACATGATCGATGTGAGGTTGATCGACCTTTCGTTTATGCGCACGATACGTATCCCGTAACATCTGACGCATCGTCAAAAATGGAAGAAACGCATCTGTGTATTGTTGTGGTATGTAACCGATATCAAGTCCTCGTCGAAGTGGTTCATCTGAAAGGACCTCACCTCTAGAGGACATCCCGTCCGGCAATCGATCTAGTAGTCGTTTAAGCAGGAGTGTTTTTCCACTTCCGCTCGCTCCTACGAGACAGATGAATTGATGAGCCGGCAGCGATAGGTTTATATCATGCAGAAGGACGTGTTTCGCCCGAACGTGTAAGCGCCGAATCTGAATCATCTGATTGTCCTCCTTTCTTCTTCATCCGCCGGGTCCACCCCATCGTCGCAACGACGATGAGGACGATACACGCACCTGGTAAAAGCATGAGTCGAGGAGCCGAACTGAAATAAGGACGCCCTTCGTTTAACATTGCTCCCCATTCTGGAAATGGTGCCTGGACACCAAGACCGATATAAGAGAACGCTGACAGGAACAAGATGACTTTCCCGACATCCAAACTCATCAAAACGACGACTTGACGGATGATCGGTGGAAGGATGTGGCTTCGTAAAATCATCTTGTCCGTTAGACCATTGATTCGTGCCATGCTGATATATGGTTTTTGAATCGTCTCGGTCACGAGCGTCTCACTTAATCGCGCATAAGAGATCCATTTGATGAGTAAAATCGCAAAGATTAAGCCTTGTGGACTTGCACCGAATAATCCAGCGATGACGAGTGCTAGAACGGTATCCGGAAAAATGACGAGACCATCTGCTAATCGGTGTATCAAACGATTGAGACGTCCACCATAAAATCCAGCAATACAACCAAGGAAAGTACCGATGATTGCAGTGAGCAAAACAGTAAGTAGGCTGAAACCTAAGGATATCAAACCAGCTAAAAAAAGACGAGCTGCGAAATCTCGTCCTAAACCGTCTGTTCCAAGCCAATGTTCAATAGAAGAGGGTTCAAGTCTCTTCGTTACTTTTACTGTAAAAGGATTATTAAATACGGTATATGAAATAAAAAGTAGTAGACATCCCCCAAAATACATCATTTTTTTTTTCATCGATCTGTGCCCCTTTTCCAATCTGGTCGTAATACCCGGTTCAGCGATCGGATTCCTTGATGCAATACGAGAATGACGCCTGTCGTCAGCAAGATGTATCCTTGGATTAGCGGATAATCACGTTGTAAGATCGCATCGACCATCAACTTCCCGACACCCGGATACGTGAACAGCACTTCAAGGACGACGACGCCTCCGGCAAGACTACAAAGCGTCAGACCGAATACGGACAGAACCGGTGGCAGACTTCCACGTAACGCATAACGCCAAAGAATCGTCCGCTCCGCTACACCGCGAATCCGTGCCAATTCAATATACGGTTGGTCCAGTTCACGCCGTAAATTCAGTCGAATCAACGGGATGTAGACGCTCGCAAGCGGAAAACCAAGTGAGAGTGCTGGGAGAAGGAGCGACGTCATTCCCTCTCGTCCCATCACGGGAAGCCAGCCGAGGCGGACAGCAAACAGGTCAACGAGTAACAGACCAATCCAAAAACCAGGTATCGCTGCACCCGCGATACTAACGGCGTTTGCAAGTCGCTCGACGTAGTGACGCGTTGTCATTGCACTCCCGATTCCAAGTGGTAACGCGATCAGTAACGCAATCGCAATTCCTCCTAACGCCAGTTCTGCCGTCACGAGATAACTCTCGCGCAGCATCTCGATGACCGGTCGTCCGGTTTGCAATGAATCTCCAAGCTGTAAGGTAAGGATATCTTGCAACCAATGAACGTATTGCATGAGTA contains:
- a CDS encoding ATP-binding cassette domain-containing protein is translated as MIQIRRLHVRAKHVLLHDINLSLPAHQFICLVGASGSGKTLLLKRLLDRLPDGMSSRGEVLSDEPLRRGLDIGYIPQQYTDAFLPFLTMRQMLRDTYRAHKRKVDQPHIDHVLQTLELDPAWLDRFPSELSGGQLQRFAILFAVALKPRLILADELTTALDPVLTRRLLDWLAEYQHQYGATILFVTHELGPALHYGDQLVLMQEGQIVETGTPQMMKRSRHPFTLALMQAHRISMEERKKSCHLSYP
- a CDS encoding ABC transporter permease, with the protein product MLTAIIGTFLGCIAGFYGGRLNRLIHRLADGLVIFPDTVLALVIAGLFGASPQGLIFAILLIKWISYARLSETLVTETIQKPYISMARINGLTDKMILRSHILPPIIRQVVVLMSLDVGKVILFLSAFSYIGLGVQAPFPEWGAMLNEGRPYFSSAPRLMLLPGACIVLIVVATMGWTRRMKKKGGQSDDSDSALTRSGETRPSA
- a CDS encoding ABC transporter permease encodes the protein MHPIVKRLLSLSLFTLIMTFSCFSLLRLLPGDPVLTLLNIDELSATREQIEAARRELGYDQPLLMQYVHWLQDILTLQLGDSLQTGRPVIEMLRESYLVTAELALGGIAIALLIALPLGIGSAMTTRHYVERLANAVSIAGAAIPGFWIGLLLVDLFAVRLGWLPVMGREGMTSLLLPALSLGFPLASVYIPLIRLNLRRELDQPYIELARIRGVAERTILWRYALRGSLPPVLSVFGLTLCSLAGGVVVLEVLFTYPGVGKLMVDAILQRDYPLIQGYILLTTGVILVLHQGIRSLNRVLRPDWKRGTDR